AGGGCCCGGCGATCCCGCTGGCCGAGGTGGTCGGGCCGGGGGAGGGGCTCGTGCAGGAGGAGCTCGGGCAGCGCGTGGAGGTCCAGGGCGAGTGGGAGCCCGACCTGCAGGTGTTCGTGGAGGGCCGCGGCTACGAGGGTGAGCTCGGGTATTACGTTCTCTCCGCGCTGCGGGTCTCGGGCGAGGACGCGCTGCTGCCGGTGGTGCGCGGCTGGGTGCCGAGCACGGACGAGGCGGCGCTCGCGGTCCCAGACGGGCCGGTGGAGCTGGCCGGTTTCCTGGGGTCGCCGGAGCACGCCGAGCAGGGGATCGACCCGGGGGAGAGCACGGGGGCGCTGGTGGAGTCGGTCAGCCCCGCGCAGCTGGTGAACTTCTGGGACGAGCCGACCTACGCGGTGCCGGTGCGGCTCGCGGAGATGCAGCCGGGTGGGCCTGCGGCCGCAACCGTGCCGATCCCGATCGGCCCGCCCGAGATCCCCGACGGCGGCCTCAACGTGCGCAATCTGGCGTACGCAGCCGAGTGGTGGATCTTCGGGGGGTTCGCGCTGGTGCTGTGGTGGCGGATGGTGCGGGACGAGGTGCGTCACCTGCGGCAGGAGCGGGTGGGGTGAGGGTTGCTCAACCAACGCCGCTGAACGCCCCCTCACCGGTGAGTGTTGCGGACGGGGCTTGTGGGACGATGGCGTCCTGTGCGCGGGGCCAGCTACTGGTCTGGTGCGCCAGTCTCAGTGAGGGTTCGGCCTACGGGACGGGTCGGCAGGCGTGGGTTGCGGTCCGCTGCATTCCGCCCAGAATGACGCAACCCAGACGCCGAGGTCGATCTCGCGACAGAAGGGCGGACTACTCAAGCGAGACCCCAGACCGCCTACTCAGTGCGGCAGGAGCCCTACGGTCTCGCGAACGTTGTTTAGAGTTGAGCCTCTAACCTTGGTCTTGGAGGTGAGGACCACGGTGAGCGAAGGAGAGCCGAGCTCGGACGTGCCTACGGGCACGGTCGAGTCTTGGCTGTGGACCGAGCCGGAGCACGGTGTGAAGGCACTCCCAACGGTCACCGAAATTGAAACGCTGCCGCTGGGCGACTTGTCTTTCCGAGACGCCGAGCGCCTGTTCCTCTGCCTACTTGAATCCGAAGTCGAAGTCACCTACGCAAAGTCGTACGGCGTTGTCGGTCAGGAGCAAGAAGGCATCGACGTCTATGGCCGGCTACGGACGCCCGACCCGGCTGTCGGAGCACAGGCGTCTGGAAGTAGGCGTTCCTCCGTCGCACTGCAGTCAAAACGCGTGAAGACGGTCGCGCCCGCCGATATCAAGAACGCCGTTACTAAGTTCCTCGACGGCCAGTGGCCCGCGCGGAGCAAGCAGTTCTTCTACGCGACGACGTTCGACTTCCGCGAACGAGACCTCGACGAGGCAGTGCGCGACGCAACAGAGCGCCTCCAGGACGAAGGCGTGGAGTTCGTCCCGTGGGATGGTGAACGAATCAACGAACTCCTGCGGTCGCGACCCCGCCTCGTCGAAAGGTTCTTCGGCCCACACTGGGTGAAACCGTTCTGCGGCACCGATGCTGCGTCAAACCTGCCGCGCACCAGACTCGACCCGATAGAAACGAGGCAACTTAAGGGCGAACTTCGAGCCTTATACCGCGCCGCGTTCAACGCTTTCGCATCGCTTCGACCGTCCGAACCGGAGGAATCGTTCGTCATTCTCGACGTGCGGCCGCGTTCCGACAGTCCGAACGACCGATTGGAGGAGGCGCGAGGCTCGCCAACCGAAGGCACCCCGGTTGACCCGCATGGTTCTTCAACGGGCGACGATAGTGAACCCCGGTCAGAGTCACTCACCACGTCCTCCAGGCTGACCCGGGCCCGTCCGTCACTGCGCGCAGTTAGCGGCCTCCTCGACGACAGACGCGACGTCCGCGCGCTGGCCGACATCACACCCGTGGACATCTGGCTTGCAGACGGCGAACGAAACGTTCTCATCGGCGTACCGGGCGCAGGCAAATCGAGCCTTCTGCGGTTCGTCGCCACAGACCTCCTCGCCCCCGACCCTGTTTCGATTGCTCTGCAACGAGCCCACGGTGACCGCCTACCCCTCTGGCTACCGTTCGGGTTCCTGTGCCGTCATCTCGATGAGAACAGCTCGAACTCGCTGACCTCGGCGGTCCACGCGTGGCTCGCCAACCAGGGCCGCCCAGACTTGTCCTGTTTGGTTGACCAAGCACTCGAGGATGACCGGTTGCTGTTGCTTATTGACGGGATCGACGAGTGGACGACTGAGGCGACAGCGAATGACGCGCTGGGAAAGGTCGAGACGTTCCTGGGTGGGACGAAGGCGGCGGTCATCATGACCTCTCGCCCGTACGCATTGTCCCGACTCCCCCTCAATCTGAGCTGGTGTCGAGCGGACCTAGCGCCCCTAGACCCGGCCCAGCGGCGCGCAGTAGCAGCCCTGTATCTCGTCCCGGCCAATTCCGAACCTGTCGCGACCGAGCCCGGCGGTCCGGGTCAGAGCGGGTCTCACAAAGCCACTTGGTCCGCCGCCGCGGTTGAACCGTTCCTGGCCCAGATCGATGCCGTTTCGGAGCTCAAAGCGTTCAGCCGCACGCCGCTGCTCCTCGCGCTGCTCGCGCGAACGTGGCGAGGCGAGCCACTGCCCCCGAGACGATTCGACCTTTACGACCTCGTCGTCAAGATGCTCATCGATACACATCCCAAGATGCGGGCACGAGCGTCAAAGGTCACTTCCCAGGCACTCACGGTGGACGACTTCCAGACCCTCGTCCAAGGTGTCGCGTTTCGCCTCAAGGCCGACAACACTCCCCAGCCAACGCACTACAAGGCGATGCAGAAGGCTTTCGAGGTCGTCCTCAGCGACCCAGAGGTTCTCGGCCACAGCCCCGCCGAGGCACGGTCCGTAGCGGCCGAGGCTTTGAAGATGGCAGAAGATGAGTTCGGCATTCTCGTCCCGCAAGGCGCCAAGCAGATCGGATTCGTCCACCGCGTCATTGGCGACCACCTCGCCGGCCGGCATCTTGCCGAGTTGAGCCAGGAAACGCAGAGCACTGCATTCGCTGACCATCACCGAGATGCATCCTGGACCGATGTCCTTCTTGCCGCGCTAAACGCCCAACCGAACAGGCAGACAGTCGCGAAAGCGCTCGACGACCTCATTTCCGACCTCGACGGCAAGTCGCCCGCTCCGTGGCCGCACGACGTGCTCAACCACCAGGCCACGTGGAGATTCCTAGCAGCGGCGCTTGCAGCCGACGTAAGCCTAGCGCCAAGCAAGGTCCACGAGTTCGTCAACGCCGTCGTGGCAGAGGTCGAAAGCTCTCCGTCGCTGACCTACCGTGCTGACCTGGTCACGTCCTTGGTCCAAGCCTCCCCAACACCAAGGTACTGGCGCCACTTGAAACCGACATTCACGCGCTGGCTCGATGCCACCCGGCCTTACCCGGGCACCGCCATCTACGCGCTCCGGGAGCTACCCAGCAGCTACGACGCGCAAATTCGACGCATAGCCTTCCGCACTCTCCGCCACGACGACGGAGGGGTACGGTCTAATGCCGTCGGCATCATCGCGGCCAGGTTTGGGAACTCAAGAGAGCCAGGCCCGGCGGCCCCAGCACCAGCTGATCCAGCACTGCTTCAGGTCATTAACGACGGGCCTGACACCGCGACCCAGTGCGCCGCGCTCGTGACTCTGCTCGAAGGATGGCCGAAGGACCCAGCGACGCTGGACAACATCGCTTGGGCACGCCAAAGCCCGAAGACCAACCTCCGAACCGCCGCGCTGTATGCAGTCGCCCAGGCCGACCCGAAAACCCCACTCAGCAAGCTCTTCACGCCTGAGGAACTCGCCTTCGTTCTCGAACACCTACACCAAGAGCGGTACATCGACGACCACGACTGGACCGGACTGAGTTCGCTGCTCGTGATGCGCGCAGTAGCCGAGTCGTCCCAGCAGTACAAAGACAATCTCGCACAATTCGCCGCTACCACCCTGCGCCAGAACCCGATGCGCGACGGTAACCGTTCAATGTGCTGGCAGCTCGCTTGCGGTCCCCTCGCCGACCAAAAAGTTCTCCAAGACTGGGTCATCGAAGAGATGTCCAACACCTCGGAGCGCTTTCCACTCATCCTCTACGACCTGTCGAAGATGCCGCCCGAATGGACTGACCTCCGGCCGCTCCGCGACGCCGTAGGCAACCGCATCGGCGAACTTGCCGAGATGTCATGGAATGGCGACCTCAGCTTGACCCGCTTCCTTGATGACGAACGGGCACGCACTGCCCTTCTTGGTACCATCGACCAATCCCGACCCGCAGCAGCCGCACACGAACTCGTCAACCGATTCGGTACCGCCCCCGTCGTCGTTGCTGCGCTCGACAATCGGTTCGCCGACGACAAGGCGGCAGCCAAGCTCGCAGGCATAGCCATGCAGCACCTGGGGCCGGCAACGGGCTTTGCCCGAAACTACGAACTTCTCAAGGCGGAGAACGCCAAGGAACCAACTAGCGCCAGCGAATCGCACGTCGTTCTTGCGCTCGCCGTCGCCCACAACTGGTACCAACTCAAACAAGCCGTCGCCGGCGAAGAATCACCCTTCGACTCCGCCGCCGCCCAGGCTGTGCTCGACGCATACGACGACGACACAGTGGCCGCGACCTGCATGGCCGTACCCACCCGCCGTGGCCTCGGATGGCACATCGCCGACATCATCAACACCTGGCCAGCCCAGACCATCGACTACACCATCGACGAACTCAAGAGCGACCATCACGTCACCCACGGACTTAACGACCCAATCCACTCAGTCGCCATCAGAGCCCACGGCACCAAACCGAGCCCGCGGTCAGACGAAGTACTCGACCTCGCCCTGGACCTCCTCACTCCACTCCCCGCGTCACTACGCGAGGTCCTCGCCTTCGAACTTGCCAAAGTACCCGTCACCCCCGCCCAGCTCATCGACGTCACCACAGCCTGGAAGAACGACCCCGACGACGGCGTCCGGCGAGTCACCGCCGTAGGCATCACCGAGGCCATCCAACGGCACCAGCGGCCAGACCATGCA
Above is a window of Ruania suaedae DNA encoding:
- a CDS encoding NACHT domain-containing protein, giving the protein MRTTVSEGEPSSDVPTGTVESWLWTEPEHGVKALPTVTEIETLPLGDLSFRDAERLFLCLLESEVEVTYAKSYGVVGQEQEGIDVYGRLRTPDPAVGAQASGSRRSSVALQSKRVKTVAPADIKNAVTKFLDGQWPARSKQFFYATTFDFRERDLDEAVRDATERLQDEGVEFVPWDGERINELLRSRPRLVERFFGPHWVKPFCGTDAASNLPRTRLDPIETRQLKGELRALYRAAFNAFASLRPSEPEESFVILDVRPRSDSPNDRLEEARGSPTEGTPVDPHGSSTGDDSEPRSESLTTSSRLTRARPSLRAVSGLLDDRRDVRALADITPVDIWLADGERNVLIGVPGAGKSSLLRFVATDLLAPDPVSIALQRAHGDRLPLWLPFGFLCRHLDENSSNSLTSAVHAWLANQGRPDLSCLVDQALEDDRLLLLIDGIDEWTTEATANDALGKVETFLGGTKAAVIMTSRPYALSRLPLNLSWCRADLAPLDPAQRRAVAALYLVPANSEPVATEPGGPGQSGSHKATWSAAAVEPFLAQIDAVSELKAFSRTPLLLALLARTWRGEPLPPRRFDLYDLVVKMLIDTHPKMRARASKVTSQALTVDDFQTLVQGVAFRLKADNTPQPTHYKAMQKAFEVVLSDPEVLGHSPAEARSVAAEALKMAEDEFGILVPQGAKQIGFVHRVIGDHLAGRHLAELSQETQSTAFADHHRDASWTDVLLAALNAQPNRQTVAKALDDLISDLDGKSPAPWPHDVLNHQATWRFLAAALAADVSLAPSKVHEFVNAVVAEVESSPSLTYRADLVTSLVQASPTPRYWRHLKPTFTRWLDATRPYPGTAIYALRELPSSYDAQIRRIAFRTLRHDDGGVRSNAVGIIAARFGNSREPGPAAPAPADPALLQVINDGPDTATQCAALVTLLEGWPKDPATLDNIAWARQSPKTNLRTAALYAVAQADPKTPLSKLFTPEELAFVLEHLHQERYIDDHDWTGLSSLLVMRAVAESSQQYKDNLAQFAATTLRQNPMRDGNRSMCWQLACGPLADQKVLQDWVIEEMSNTSERFPLILYDLSKMPPEWTDLRPLRDAVGNRIGELAEMSWNGDLSLTRFLDDERARTALLGTIDQSRPAAAAHELVNRFGTAPVVVAALDNRFADDKAAAKLAGIAMQHLGPATGFARNYELLKAENAKEPTSASESHVVLALAVAHNWYQLKQAVAGEESPFDSAAAQAVLDAYDDDTVAATCMAVPTRRGLGWHIADIINTWPAQTIDYTIDELKSDHHVTHGLNDPIHSVAIRAHGTKPSPRSDEVLDLALDLLTPLPASLREVLAFELAKVPVTPAQLIDVTTAWKNDPDDGVRRVTAVGITEAIQRHQRPDHAPSPELTHWREVVREGLRAYGPHLDEDRQVAWTCMLLLDAPELLDGVLETINEPKRPGVRLTDIYGSPDALLATLIAENWNKLLPHLGDNPMAQLSGARPKDGVEEKGAALGALLVSLTSPGIASLLSERIATEEAEAGESATLQLIESTPAGIDHLIESGGATTENLHRVIAASVASSTSGDPQGIYEHWAFRKLTAPWDIPDADLETIFREAMNPKPPAPSSPRPKSDVVNAVHDLLFPHSTKAKDRLQDLTDWFEQPEEDRYPGAPTSWIEATVLTFNVTPAGHLPAYVERIFELRRLEVAREPLWKFTEPLIHRVTNDPVAAHALTEALDGRDVAIESPLFGQLAISPGIEQANAARRVFVIARTLEAAGHLDTSALEVAFEVLRRTDPRTTVTDPYAGTTGPLRTLGVTLADGTNK
- a CDS encoding SURF1 family protein; its protein translation is MSTSGRVGGRTDWVRAATQPRLLGILVILLAGAALCIWLGAWQLDRAQIRGNQEEQVAAAAREEGPAIPLAEVVGPGEGLVQEELGQRVEVQGEWEPDLQVFVEGRGYEGELGYYVLSALRVSGEDALLPVVRGWVPSTDEAALAVPDGPVELAGFLGSPEHAEQGIDPGESTGALVESVSPAQLVNFWDEPTYAVPVRLAEMQPGGPAAATVPIPIGPPEIPDGGLNVRNLAYAAEWWIFGGFALVLWWRMVRDEVRHLRQERVG